A single window of Archangium gephyra DNA harbors:
- the eutB gene encoding ethanolamine ammonia-lyase subunit EutB, with the protein MAESLTQPREQHPEPLPAAPVPGTSAEAARSHESAPARVSIPHLLPGEDVFAYVRRVHGAFEPRLYQQVVGAANEFKEGDAAIGVAAADEASRRNARELLARTRIGDLDAYPLIEERLYSYMQGALDATAQARTASWTLGELKAFLLSASEADIHELKGGLSSDVIGCVVKLMSNEELAAVGRKVFNPLPGSKVGAKGYLGARIQPNSPTDHPDDIRWQVFNGWSFALGDVVLGTNPVSSAPESVAAVESALHELLVTFGLRDVMPHCVLAHVDVQAVVEAMQPGTTGIWFQSLGSTEAANRTFDVTLEKMETHAAARTGRWGMYFETGQGADATNGHAAGVDMVVHESRKYGFSRALTQRVAAAQARAGREPAPHVIVNDVAGFIGPEVFRTREQLVRCCLEDIVMGKLHGLTIGLDVCSTLHMDVSLDDLGWCLEQLMPANPGYLMALPTRNDPMLSYLTTGFQDHVRLREQSGYKVDDRMWAFFQRLGVIDAEGRPTEHFGDPAWVYLQYRRHKGDTRPDADVLAEAARQMDEVRARGVPLAVGHGEKPWDLKPSLEAELRRLYDDAKAGLWSELTPDFIASLPNAVHLRTRAATRRDYILHPPSGEQLEPASERVLESLRSRHAGQYDVQLVISDGLDARSLMDEGHLRPFLTALRSRLEAAGHRVAPEHLVLSLGRVRAGYRAGELLLGDAAADGPRALIHVVGERPGSGHHSFSAYVTAPPARVWARPGTVDHNITRVVAGISDTSLRPEAAAAEVARILGELTSAS; encoded by the coding sequence ATGGCGGAAAGCCTGACGCAGCCCCGTGAGCAGCACCCCGAGCCGCTCCCCGCGGCGCCTGTCCCCGGCACCAGCGCCGAGGCCGCCCGTTCCCACGAGAGCGCCCCGGCCCGCGTCTCCATCCCCCACCTGCTGCCCGGCGAGGACGTGTTCGCCTACGTGCGGCGCGTCCACGGCGCCTTCGAGCCCCGGCTGTACCAGCAGGTGGTGGGCGCGGCGAACGAGTTCAAGGAGGGGGACGCGGCCATCGGCGTCGCCGCGGCCGACGAGGCGTCCCGCCGCAACGCCCGGGAGCTGCTCGCGCGCACGCGCATCGGCGACCTGGACGCATACCCGCTCATCGAGGAGCGGCTCTACTCGTACATGCAGGGAGCCCTCGACGCGACGGCGCAGGCGCGCACCGCGAGCTGGACGCTGGGCGAGCTCAAGGCCTTCCTGCTCTCCGCGAGCGAGGCGGACATCCATGAGCTCAAGGGCGGGCTGAGCAGCGACGTCATCGGCTGCGTGGTGAAGCTGATGAGCAACGAGGAGCTCGCCGCCGTGGGGCGCAAGGTCTTCAACCCGCTCCCCGGCAGCAAGGTGGGCGCGAAGGGCTACCTGGGCGCGCGCATCCAGCCCAACTCGCCCACGGACCACCCGGACGACATCCGCTGGCAGGTCTTCAACGGGTGGAGCTTCGCCCTGGGCGACGTGGTGCTCGGCACCAACCCGGTGTCCTCGGCGCCCGAGTCCGTGGCCGCCGTGGAGTCCGCCCTGCACGAGCTCCTGGTGACGTTCGGGCTGCGGGACGTGATGCCGCACTGCGTGCTCGCGCACGTGGACGTGCAGGCGGTGGTGGAGGCCATGCAGCCGGGCACCACCGGCATCTGGTTCCAGAGCCTCGGCAGCACCGAGGCCGCCAACCGCACCTTCGACGTCACCCTGGAGAAGATGGAGACGCACGCCGCGGCGCGCACCGGGCGCTGGGGCATGTACTTCGAGACGGGCCAGGGCGCCGACGCCACCAACGGCCATGCCGCCGGGGTGGACATGGTGGTGCACGAGTCGCGCAAGTACGGCTTCTCGCGCGCCCTCACCCAGCGCGTCGCCGCCGCGCAGGCCCGCGCCGGCCGCGAGCCCGCCCCACACGTCATCGTCAACGACGTGGCCGGCTTCATCGGCCCCGAGGTGTTCCGCACCCGCGAGCAACTGGTGCGCTGCTGCCTCGAGGACATCGTCATGGGCAAGCTGCACGGCCTGACGATCGGCCTGGACGTCTGCTCCACCCTGCACATGGACGTGTCGCTGGATGACCTGGGCTGGTGCCTGGAGCAGCTCATGCCGGCCAACCCCGGCTACCTCATGGCGCTGCCCACCCGGAATGATCCGATGCTCAGCTACCTGACCACGGGCTTCCAGGACCACGTCCGCCTGCGCGAGCAGTCCGGCTACAAGGTGGATGACCGGATGTGGGCCTTCTTCCAGCGGCTGGGCGTCATCGACGCGGAGGGCCGCCCCACCGAGCACTTCGGAGACCCCGCCTGGGTGTACCTCCAGTACCGCCGCCACAAGGGCGACACACGCCCGGACGCGGACGTGCTCGCCGAGGCCGCGCGGCAGATGGACGAGGTGCGCGCCCGCGGGGTGCCCCTCGCCGTGGGCCATGGCGAGAAGCCGTGGGACCTGAAGCCCTCCCTGGAGGCCGAGCTGCGCCGGCTCTACGACGACGCGAAGGCCGGCCTCTGGTCCGAGCTCACCCCGGACTTCATCGCGTCGCTGCCCAACGCCGTGCACCTGCGCACCCGCGCCGCCACCCGCCGCGACTACATCCTCCACCCGCCCTCCGGCGAGCAGCTCGAGCCCGCCTCCGAGCGCGTGCTGGAGTCCCTGCGCTCCCGCCATGCCGGCCAGTACGACGTGCAGCTGGTCATCTCGGATGGGCTGGACGCGCGCTCGCTCATGGACGAGGGCCACCTGCGGCCCTTCCTCACCGCGCTGCGCTCCCGGCTCGAGGCCGCCGGCCACCGCGTGGCGCCCGAGCACCTCGTGCTGTCCCTGGGGCGCGTGCGGGCCGGCTACCGCGCGGGAGAGCTCCTCCTGGGGGACGCGGCGGCGGACGGGCCCCGCGCGCTCATCCACGTCGTCGGCGAGCGCCCCGGCTCCGGGCACCACAGCTTCTCCGCCTACGTCACCGCGCCTCCCGCCCGCGTCTGGGCACGGCCGGGCACGGTGGACCACAACATCACCCGGGTGGTGGCCGGCATCTCCGACACCAGCCTGCGTCCCGAGGCCGCCGCGGCGGAGGTGGCGCGCATCCTGGGCGAGCTCACCTCCGCGTCCTGA
- a CDS encoding NUDIX hydrolase → MSSIKPWPRLRRGLEYDYRVLKVRQDMVADPRTGHEHPRVVIDSADWVNVIAVTKDDQLVLIRQFRFGTQETTLEVPGGLVEPGEEPGAAAARELEEETGYVPGRVVRLGQVHPNPAIQSNICHSYLALDCEKRHEGKQDAGEDIAVELHPRSAVPQLILGGAITHSLVVVAFYLEHLRAQAGGTR, encoded by the coding sequence ATGAGCTCCATCAAACCGTGGCCCCGCCTGCGCCGGGGCCTGGAGTACGACTACCGCGTCCTCAAGGTGCGCCAGGACATGGTGGCGGACCCGCGCACCGGCCACGAGCATCCCCGCGTCGTCATCGACAGCGCCGACTGGGTGAACGTCATCGCGGTGACGAAGGACGACCAGCTGGTGCTCATCCGCCAGTTCCGCTTCGGCACCCAGGAGACGACGCTGGAGGTTCCCGGCGGCCTCGTGGAGCCGGGAGAGGAGCCCGGGGCGGCCGCCGCGCGCGAGCTGGAGGAGGAGACGGGGTACGTGCCGGGCCGCGTGGTGAGGCTCGGACAGGTGCACCCCAACCCCGCCATCCAGAGCAACATCTGCCACAGCTACCTGGCGCTCGACTGCGAGAAGCGGCACGAGGGCAAGCAGGACGCGGGGGAGGACATCGCCGTGGAGCTGCACCCCCGCTCGGCCGTGCCCCAGCTCATCCTGGGTGGGGCCATCACCCACTCGCTGGTGGTGGTGGCCTTCTACCTGGAGCACCTGCGCGCCCAGGCCGGCGGAACCCGCTGA
- a CDS encoding SirB1 family protein produces MSITSTLSPPVSRERLLSALASDPPRLDLAALAIATLNRPELDASAYLHTLDALAARVQLEMERHTGHGEVLAGLTALRHVLADIEGFRGNEDDYQAPENSFLDQVLERKVGLPITLSVVYLEVARRAGIPLYGVPFPGHFLVACSAGDHKLVVDPYHGGEILTEEGCKELLERVAPQLRFNPSMLAPAPVELITYRMLSNLRRVYLERDESERGLAVVDLLLMLAPNHPGELRTRAALLANLGAYRAALKDVERCLELSPEAPDRDRLELTARELRERAELLN; encoded by the coding sequence GTGAGCATCACCTCGACCTTGAGCCCGCCGGTATCCCGCGAACGCCTCCTTTCCGCGCTCGCGTCGGATCCGCCACGGCTGGATCTGGCGGCGCTGGCCATCGCCACGCTCAACCGGCCGGAGCTGGACGCCTCGGCGTACCTGCACACGCTGGACGCGCTGGCGGCCCGGGTGCAGCTGGAGATGGAGCGGCACACCGGCCATGGCGAGGTGCTCGCCGGGCTTACCGCGCTGCGTCATGTGCTCGCGGACATCGAGGGCTTCCGCGGCAACGAGGACGACTACCAGGCGCCGGAGAACAGCTTCCTGGACCAGGTGCTGGAGCGGAAGGTGGGCCTGCCCATCACCCTCTCGGTGGTGTACCTGGAGGTGGCGCGGCGCGCGGGCATTCCCCTCTATGGCGTGCCCTTCCCCGGGCATTTCCTGGTGGCCTGCAGCGCGGGGGACCACAAGCTGGTGGTGGACCCGTACCACGGCGGGGAGATCCTCACCGAGGAGGGCTGCAAGGAGCTGCTGGAGCGGGTGGCGCCGCAGCTGCGCTTCAACCCCTCCATGCTGGCGCCAGCGCCGGTGGAGCTCATCACCTACCGGATGCTGTCCAACCTGCGCCGGGTGTACCTGGAGCGCGACGAGAGCGAGCGGGGCCTCGCGGTGGTGGATCTGCTGCTGATGCTGGCCCCCAACCATCCAGGCGAGCTGCGCACCCGGGCGGCCCTGCTCGCCAACCTGGGGGCCTACCGGGCGGCCCTCAAGGACGTGGAGCGCTGCCTGGAGCTGTCGCCGGAGGCGCCGGACAGGGATCGGCTGGAGTTGACGGCCCGGGAGTTGCGCGAGCGCGCCGAGCTGTTGAACTGA
- a CDS encoding YiiX/YebB-like N1pC/P60 family cysteine hydrolase, which yields MLLTPLLVTWLALTPPPAAPPPAPQAPQAPSSDSDATSVYSLDEGAFVDQALEDLEAIERYAQGLRALQEQISKTRGLYERKQDIPYTPDEKRTLLTTWAAFSDYFASLELLRQRYWDFVKVPALTRQTKHAWGFLLTHGALTTELAHGLTYAELTSGRKQLEVLLDEPAEEYGLPAGTFARFKEKAIHVSTTTQLMTGDTYAEQLRPLLKKTGILNVRRAVWLLQETRLNSKAARSKLLKRGFTLFAKAGADVLKDSTAHAVFPVQRSVAEWMGDTRVKRIGQPLIRREQTLALLAHMQPGDILVARQNWYLSNIGLPGFWPHAELYVGTPQDWATFLDGDPGVRDWLKTLPGSPQTLAQHLAREYPSKWATYSAPDSHGDALRIIESISEGVSFTGPEHGMHVDYLGVLRPRLSPVEKARAIARAFHLQGRPYDFNFDFFSDSTLVCTELVYKSYAPSQEMRGVRIGLVDVAGRRTLPANEIVRLFDSEYGQPGQQLDFVAFLDGREQERDAVQGDVESFRRTWRRTKWDIAQQ from the coding sequence ATGCTCCTCACCCCCCTGCTCGTCACCTGGCTGGCGCTCACCCCGCCTCCCGCCGCTCCCCCGCCCGCTCCCCAGGCACCCCAGGCCCCGTCCTCCGACTCCGACGCCACGAGCGTCTACTCGCTCGACGAGGGCGCCTTCGTGGACCAGGCCCTCGAAGACCTCGAGGCCATCGAGCGCTACGCCCAGGGTCTGCGCGCCCTGCAGGAGCAGATCTCCAAGACACGCGGCCTCTACGAGCGCAAGCAGGACATCCCCTACACGCCGGACGAGAAGCGCACCCTGCTCACCACCTGGGCGGCCTTCTCCGACTACTTCGCCTCGCTCGAGCTGCTCCGCCAGCGCTACTGGGACTTCGTCAAGGTGCCCGCCCTCACCCGGCAGACGAAGCACGCCTGGGGCTTCCTGCTCACCCACGGCGCGCTCACCACGGAGCTGGCCCACGGGCTCACGTACGCGGAGCTCACCAGCGGCCGCAAGCAGCTCGAGGTCCTCCTGGACGAGCCCGCCGAGGAGTACGGCCTGCCCGCCGGCACCTTCGCCCGCTTCAAGGAGAAGGCCATCCACGTCTCCACCACCACCCAGCTCATGACGGGGGATACCTACGCCGAGCAGCTCCGCCCCCTGCTCAAGAAAACGGGCATCCTCAACGTGCGCCGCGCCGTGTGGCTCCTCCAGGAGACGCGGCTCAACTCCAAGGCGGCCCGGAGCAAGCTGCTCAAGCGCGGCTTCACCCTCTTCGCCAAGGCCGGCGCGGACGTGCTCAAGGACTCCACCGCCCACGCCGTCTTCCCCGTGCAGCGCTCGGTGGCCGAGTGGATGGGCGACACCCGGGTGAAGCGCATCGGCCAACCCCTCATCCGCCGCGAGCAGACACTCGCCCTCCTGGCCCACATGCAGCCGGGCGATATCCTGGTGGCCCGGCAGAACTGGTACCTCTCCAACATCGGCCTGCCCGGCTTCTGGCCCCATGCCGAGCTCTACGTGGGCACGCCCCAGGACTGGGCCACCTTCCTCGATGGCGACCCGGGGGTGCGCGACTGGCTGAAGACGCTGCCGGGCTCCCCCCAGACGCTCGCCCAGCACCTGGCGCGCGAGTACCCCTCCAAGTGGGCCACCTACTCCGCCCCGGACAGCCACGGCGACGCACTGCGCATCATCGAATCCATCAGCGAGGGTGTCTCCTTCACCGGCCCCGAGCACGGCATGCACGTGGACTACCTCGGCGTCCTGCGCCCGCGCCTGTCCCCGGTGGAGAAGGCCCGCGCCATCGCCCGCGCCTTCCACCTCCAGGGCCGGCCCTATGACTTCAACTTCGACTTCTTCTCCGACTCCACCCTCGTGTGCACCGAGCTCGTCTACAAGTCCTATGCCCCCTCCCAGGAGATGCGGGGCGTGCGCATCGGCCTGGTGGACGTGGCCGGCCGGCGCACCCTGCCCGCCAATGAGATTGTCCGCCTCTTCGACTCCGAGTACGGCCAGCCCGGACAGCAGCTCGATTTCGTTGCGTTCCTCGACGGCCGCGAGCAGGAGCGGGATGCGGTCCAGGGCGATGTAGAGTCCTTCCGGCGCACCTGGCGCCGGACCAAGTGGGACATCGCCCAGCAGTGA
- a CDS encoding DUF2795 domain-containing protein produces the protein MAFGFAENPALSITPHLDSVDYPATREQIVAAAADNGAYVDIINVLKSLPREDYQSREEVMRDLAEAARRFASGGLRDDDGVDRDRRNIGRDLVENAPDGNSRHP, from the coding sequence ATGGCATTCGGATTTGCGGAGAACCCGGCACTCTCCATCACGCCCCACCTGGACTCCGTGGACTACCCGGCCACGCGCGAGCAGATCGTCGCGGCCGCGGCGGACAACGGTGCGTACGTGGACATCATCAACGTCCTCAAGTCGCTGCCACGGGAGGACTACCAGTCGCGCGAGGAGGTGATGAGGGATCTGGCGGAGGCGGCGCGGCGTTTCGCGAGCGGAGGCCTGCGGGATGATGACGGGGTGGATCGGGATCGGCGCAACATCGGCCGGGACCTGGTGGAGAACGCCCCGGATGGGAACTCGCGGCATCCGTAG